A DNA window from Brassica napus cultivar Da-Ae chromosome A4, Da-Ae, whole genome shotgun sequence contains the following coding sequences:
- the LOC106388407 gene encoding phosphoinositide phospholipase C 7, which produces MSNQTYRFGFFRRKYHHAASVAPPEVKILFENYSEKGVMSVDHLLRFLTDVQKQDKATREEAQAIVNASSSLLHRNCLHLDNFFKYLFGVDNSPIASHAVHQDMDDPLSHYFIFTGHNSYLTGNQLSSDCSEVPIIEALQKGVKVIELDLWPNSDEDGIDVVHGRTLTSPVELIKCLRAIKAHAFDVSDYPVVVTLEDHLTPQLQAKVAEMLTETFGDMLFAPPPGECLKELPSPDFLKKRILISTKPPKEYKESKHEHVVNKGNNTSGGGDKNVSEGDEDEDEDEDDDDEVDQVTKSAAPEYKHLIAIQAGKPKGGMTECLKVDPDKVRRLSLSEEQLEDASEKYGTQIVRFTQQNVLRIYPKGTRIMSSNYDPLVGWSHGAQMVAFNMQGQGKSLWIMRGMFRANGGCGYVKKPDILLNNNAIFDPQASLPVKTTLRVTIYMGEGWYDDFPRTHFDSYSPPDFYARVGIAGVPVDTVMKKTKTLEDDWIPAWEEVFEFPLTVPQLALLRIEVLDYDMSEKDDFGGQTCLPVSELRQGIRAVPLHNEDGVKCRSVKLLVRFDFV; this is translated from the exons ATGTCGAACCAAACGTACAGATTCGGCTTCTTCCGTCGGAAGTATCATCACGCAGCATCGGTGGCACCACCTGAGGTCAAGATCCTTTTCGAGAATTACTCCGAGAAAGGGGTCATGTCTGTCGATCATCTCCTTAGGTTTCTAACAGACGTTCAGAAACAAGATAAAGCGACGAGAGAGGAAGCTCAAGCGATCGTCAATGCCTCATCCTCTCTTCTTCATCGCAATTGTCTCCACCTTGATAATTTCTTTAAATATCTTTTCGGTGTTGACAACTCTCCTATCGCTTCTCATGCG gtgcATCAAGACATGGATGATCCATTGtcacattattttatattcacgGGGCATAATTCGTATTTAACGGGTAATCAGCTGAGTAGTGACTGCAGTGAAGTACCAATAATAGAAGCATTGCAAAAAGGTGTCAAGGTCATTGAATTGGATCTTTGGCCAAATTCTGATGAAGACGGTATCGATGTTGTTCATGGAAG GACTCTCACGTCACCTGTGGAGCTGATCAAATGTCTTAGAGCTATTAAAGCGCACGCCTTTGATGTATCTGATTATCCCGTTGTTGTAACTCTTGAAGACCATCTTACTCCACAACTCCAGGCTAAAGTTGCtgag ATGCTTACTGAAACATTTGGAGACATGTTGTTTGCTCCTCCTCCGGGAGAATGCTTAAAGGAACTCCCATCGCccgattttttgaaaaaacgtATTCTCATTTCGACCAAACCTCCCAAAGAGTATAAGGAATCAAAACATGAGCATGTTGTGAACAAAGGTAACAACACTTCAGGTGGTGGTGACAAG AATGTTTCAGAAGGAGATGAGGATGAagatgaggacgaggatgatgatgatgaagtagACCAGGTTACGAAGAGTGCAGCACCGGAATACAAGCATCTGATTGCAATCCAAGCTGGGAAACCGAAAGGCGGAATGACTGAATGTTTGAAAGTGGATCCTGATAAAGTACGACGGCTTAGCTTGAGTGAAGAACAACTTGAAGATGCATCAGAAAAATATGGCACACAGATTGTGAG GTTTACTCAGCAGAATGTGCTTCGGATTTACCCAAAAGGAACTAGAATTATGTCATCAAACTACGACCCTCTGGTTGGTTGGAGCCATGGTGCTCAAATGGTGGCTTTCAATATGCAG GGACAAGGAAAATCATTGTGGATAATGCGAGGAATGTTTAGAGCCAACGGAGGATGTGGCTACGTCAAGAAACCCGATATTTTGCTTAACAACAACGCTATATTTGACCCCCAAGCTTCATTACCTgtcaaaacaacactaagg GTAACTATATACATGGGAGAAGGATGGTATGATGATTTTCCCCGCACACACTTCGATAGTTATTCCCCACCTGATTTCTATGCCAGG GTCGGAATTGCTGGAGTTCCCGTGGATACTGTAATGAAGAAGACGAAAACCTTAGAAGATGATTGGATACCAGCTTGGGAGGAGGTTTTTGAGTTTCCGTTAACAGTTCCACAGCTTGCTCTTCTGCGTATAGAAGTACTTGACTATGACATGTCGGAGAAAGATGATTTTGGAGGTCAAACTTGCTTGCCAGTTTCGGAACTGAGGCAAGGAATACGTGCCGTTCCTCTGCATAACGAGGATGGGGTCAAGTGTAGATCCGTGAAGCTTCTTGTGCGGTTCGATTTTGTGTAA
- the LOC106388408 gene encoding small EDRK-rich factor 2, with protein sequence MTRGSQRERDRERAAARAGGKGKNADDGLTPEQRRERDGKALQEKAAKKAAQAAAAAGSGGGAGGKGTAKK encoded by the exons ATGACTC GTGGAAGTCAGAGAGAGCGTGACCGTGAAAGAGCCGCGGCTCGTGCTGGAGGAAAAGGAAAGAATGCTGACGACGGGTTGACGCCGGAGCAACGCCGTGAAAG AGATGGAAAAGCATTGCAAGAGAAAGCAGCAAAGAAGGCTGCTCAGGCTGCAGCTGCTGCAGGTTCTGGTGGAGGAGCAGGAGGCAAAGGAACTGCTAAGAAGTGA
- the LOC125608266 gene encoding PLASMODESMATA CALLOSE-BINDING PROTEIN 1-like produces MALYLQSLSIILFLLLPSSTAMWCVARFDVTSQALQAALDYACAAGADCAPIQPTGLCFLPNTIQAHASYAFNSYFQRRAMAPGSCNFAGTSTIAKTDPSYGSCVYPNSLSNAGGSASTTTVGGTPTATAGNIPVTSLRPPSGTTASPFGIGGNGLIPPGITNTDESGAYINTSTVSIVLLVVSVLWFI; encoded by the exons ATGGCTCTCTATCTCCAATCTCTCTCCATCATCCTCTTTCTCCTCCTCCCCTCCTCCACCGCGATGTGGTGCGTTGCTCGGTTTGATGTTACGAGCCAGGCGCTTCAGGCGGCTCTAGACTACGCATGTGCCGCTGGAGCGGACTGTGCTCCAATCCAGCCCACTGGTCTATGTTTCCTCCCAAACACCATTCAGGCTCACGCATCTTACGCTTTCAACAGCTATTTTCAGCGTAGAGCCATGGCTCCTGGTTCTTGCAACTTTGCCGGCACCTCCACCATCGCCAAAACTGATCCAA GTTATGGATCATGCGTGTACCCAAATTCTTTGAG TAACGCTGGAGGGTCAGCTTCGACCACAACGGTAGGTGGAACGCCGACAGCAACCGCCGGAAACATTCCAGTGACGTCACTGAGGCCACCGTCTGGCACCACGGCATCACCGTTTGGGATAGGTGGCAATGGTCTAATTCCGCCGGGAATCACAAACACTGATGAATCTGGAGCTTATATAAACACGAGTACTGTCTCAATAGTACTATTGGTGGTCTCCGTTTTGTGGTTTATATAG
- the LOC125608265 gene encoding dirigent protein 18, translating into MTKRSPFSLLTSIVLIVALFTATTALDPSPEDPIFELYMHDILGGSSPTARPITGLLGNIYNGQVPFAKQIGFVPPENGVAIPNANGAMPTVNGINGIPLGTGLSGTAFSGQNLNGIQTQLGPDGLSLGFGTITVIDDIITSGPDLGSQPLGKAQGVYVASSADGSTQMMAFTAMLEGGEYNDNLNFYGIYRIGSAMSHLSVTGGTGRFKNACGFAEVRPLIPSGQHFVDGAEMLLRIIVHLKY; encoded by the coding sequence ATGACCAAACGTTCACCATTCTCACTTTTAACATCAATCGTTCTCATAGTTGCTCTTTTTACTGCAACAACTGCACTCGATCCTTCCCCTGAAGACCCGATATTCGAATTGTACATGCATGATATACTTGGTGGAAGCAGTCCAACGGCAAGACCCATTACTGGTTTGCTTGGAAACATTTACAACGGCCAAGTACCATTTGCTAAGCAAATCGGTTTCGTTCCACCGGAGAACGGTGTAGCTATACCAAATGCAAACGGTGCAATGCCGACGGTTAATGGTATCAACGGCATTCCTCTAGGCACCGGTTTATCCGGTACAGCGTTTTCAGGTCAGAATCTAAATGGGATTCAGACACAACTGGGACCTGATGGTCTGAGTCTTGGCTTTGGAACGATCACTGTGATTGACGACATAATCACATCCGGTCCTGACTTGGGTTCTCAGCCACTTGGTAAAGCGCAGGGGGTTTATGTTGCAAGCTCAGCAGATGGAAGCACACAGATGATGGCTTTCACTGCTATGCTTGAAGGTGGAGAGTACAATGATAATCTCAACTTCTATGGAATCTATAGGATCGGAAGCGCCATGTCCCATCTGTCTGTGACTGGAGGAACCGGAAGGTTTAAGAACGCTTGCGGGTTCGCAGAGGTTAGGCCCTTGATTCCTTCGGGGCAACACTTTGTTGATGGAGCAGAGATGCTGCTGAGGATCATTGTCCATCTTAAATACTGA
- the LOC106384040 gene encoding LOW QUALITY PROTEIN: probable transcription factor At1g44810 (The sequence of the model RefSeq protein was modified relative to this genomic sequence to represent the inferred CDS: inserted 2 bases in 2 codons) → MTKKKLTPLEDPPTASSSDDDQVEALSGDDXKEQISDDSSPDDLMNPVAIPSAKRSKSEKPIAVTKPKAVKKRPIETTSVSAKRARTAEEAKKPSSFQRLWSEEDEVSLLQGMIDFKADSGKSPYEDMDRFYELASKSISFEASKIQFVDKIRSLKRKYMGKAKHGAESLTKAHDIDCLKLATCIWGLALDSNSSXEEEEVVAPESANGDKVEEDGEVLVSGDNGGEDREVLAGGDKDKEVLINGGGASKSHGVRADDWFEDSFLVGSIAGLGVSEQFVKQKWSMVTVETKKRMAEKWKLLQAKEMELVLHKTDFMREIGSVIAEAS, encoded by the exons atgacgaagaagaagctcacCCCTTTGGAAGATCCACCGACGGCATCTTCAAGCGACGACGATCAAGTCGAGGCCTTGTCCGGAGACG AAAAAGAACAGATCTCCGACGATTCTTCGCCTGACGATCTCATGAATCCAGTCGCCATCCCGTCCGCGAAGAGATCCAAATCTGAGAAGCCGATCGCCGTCACCAAACCCAAGGCGGTGAAGAAGCGGCCGATCGAAACGACCTCCGTCAGTGCGAAACGGGCCAGAACTGCAGAGGAGGCGAAGAAACCGTCGTCGTTTCAGAGGCTGTGGAGCGAGGAAGATGAGGTCTCTTTGCTTCAAGGTATGATCGATTTCAAAGCTGATTCGGGGAAGAGTCCGTACGAAGACATGGATAGGTTTTACGAACTCGCCAGCAAGTCGATTAGCTTCGAGGCTAGTAAGATCCAGTTCGTGGATAAGATTAGGTCTTTGAAGAGGAAGTATATGGGGAAAGCCAAGCACGGTGCTGAGTCCTTGACTAAAGCTCATGATATTGACTGTTTGAAATTGGCCACGTGTATTTGGGGATTGGCTCTCGATTCTAATTCTA gcgaagaagaagaagttgtggctCCTGAATCTGCTAATGGTGACAAAGTAGAAGAAGATGGGGAGGTCTTGGTTAGTGGTGACAATGGAGGAGAAGATAGGGAGGTGTTGGCTGGTGGTGACAAGGATAAGGAAGTGTTGATTAATGGAGGAGGAGCTTCCAAGTCTCATGGTGTGAGAGCAGACGACTGGTTTGAAGACTCGTTTCTTGTAGGGTCTATTGCAGGTTTAGGTGTGAGTGAACAGTTTGTGAAACAGAAATGGAGCATGGTGACAGTGGAGACGAAGAAAAGGATGGCAGAGAAGTGGAAGTTACTGCAGGCCAAAGAAATGGAACTGGTGCTGCACAAGACTGACTTTATGCGTGAGATAGGCTCTGTGATTGCTGAAGCAtcttaa